The following are encoded in a window of Chionomys nivalis chromosome X, mChiNiv1.1, whole genome shotgun sequence genomic DNA:
- the LOC130868306 gene encoding 28S ribosomal protein S33, mitochondrial-like, whose protein sequence is MALLSEYALHMSRLSARIFGEVARPTDSKSMKVVNMFREQPLAKKKETYDWYPNHNTYFALMGTLHFLGLYRHEHQDFKDEQRCLKKLRGKVKPKKGEGKRATTKK, encoded by the coding sequence ATGGCTTTGCTTTCAGAATATGCACTGCACATGTCTCGTCTAAGTGCCCGGATCTTTGGTGAAGTGGCCAGGCCTACCGATTCAAAGTCCATGAAAGTGGTGAATATGTTCAGGGAGCAGCCCTTGGCCAAAAAGAAAGAGACTTATGACTGGTATCCAAATCACAACACGTATTTTGCACTCATGGGCACACTCCATTTCCTTGGCCTCTACAGACATGAGCATCAGGATTTTAAGGATGAGCAAAGATGTCTAAAGAAGCTCCGTGggaaggtgaaaccaaagaaaggagaagggaaaagagctaCAACAAAGAAATAG